ATAAGTTAATAAAGGAGGACAGTAAGTTGGTTAATAAAGGAATACTTACACAAATTATAGGTCCAATAGTTGATATAAAATTTAAAGAGAATTTGCCTAAAATATATAATGCTTTAAAAGTAGAAAAAGATGGGAAAACTCTTATTCTTGAAGTAGCACAACATATAGGAAACAATATGGTAAGAACAATCGCTATGGATGACACAAATGGATTAAAAAGGGGAATGGAAGCAATTGACACAGAGTCTCCAATAACTGTTCCAGTTGGAAAAGCTGTTTTAGGAAGAATATTAAATGTTTTAGGAGAACCTGTAGATAATAAAGGACCAATTGATACAGATGAAAGATTACCAATTCATAGAAATGCTCCTGATTTTGAATCTCAAGGAACAGAAGTTGAAATTTTTGAAACAGGAATAAAAATAATTGATTTATTAGCCCCTTATATAAAAGGTGGAAAAATAGGATTATTTGGTGGAGCAGGTGTAGGAAAAACAGTTTTAATACAAGAACTTATAAATAATATAGCTAAAGGTCACGGTGGATTATCTGTTTTTGCAGGTGTTGGAGAAAGAACAAGAGAAGGTAGAGATCTATATAATGAAATGACAGAATCAGGAGTTTTAGATAAAACTGCACTAGTTTATGGACAAATGAACGAACCACCAGGAGCAAGACTTAGAGTAGGATTAACAGGGTTAACAATAGCAGAAAACTTTAGAGATAAAGAAGGTCAAGATGTATTGTTATTTATAGATAATATATTTAGATTTACTCAAGCAGGTTCTGAAGTATCAGCATTATTAGGAAGAACCCCTTCAGCAGTTGGATATCAGCCTAATTTAGCTACAGAAATGGGAGCCCTACAAGAGAGGATAACATCTACTAAAACAGGATCAATTACATCAGTACAAGCTGTATATGTTCCTGCAGATGATTTAACAGATCCAGCTCCAGCAACAACATTTTCACATTTAGATGCAACAACAGTTCTTTCAAGAAGAATATCATCTTTGGGAATTTATCCAGCAGTGGATCCATTAGATTCAACATCAAAGGCTTTAGACCCAGAAATTGTTGGTAATGAACACTATACAGTTGCAAGGGAAGTACAAGCTGTATTACAAAGATATAAAGAATTACAAGATATTATAGCAATATTAGGAATGGACGAGCTAGCAGATGAAGATAAAAAAGCTGTTTCTAGAGCTAGAAAAATAGAAAAATTCTTTTCACAACCATTTTCAGTAGCAGAACAATTTACAGGTATTAAAGGAAAATATGTACCTATTAAAGAAACTGTTAGAGGTTTTAAAGAAATTTTAGAAGGAAAATATGATGATTTACCAGAACAAGCTTTTCTATATGTTGGAACAATAGAAGAAGTAGTTAGTAAAGGAAGAGAGTTATTGAAAGGGGATGACTAAAAATGAGTAGCTTTAAATTGGAAATAATAACCCCTTTAGGAATAAAATTTTCAAAAGATGTAGAATATATTTCATTAAAAACTACAGAGGGAAATATGGGAATATTAGCAAATCATACTCCTTTTGTTGCAGGTTTACATTCAGATGATATAAAAATAAAAATCAATAATTCAACAGAAATAAGTTATTATATTTCAGGAGGATTTTTAGAAATAAATAAAGAAAAAGTGTTGATTATTGTTGATGAAGCAATGTTACCTGATGAAATAGATTTATTGGAAGCTAAAAAAGAATTGGAATTTGCTCAGAAAAAATTAAAAAAATTAAATGAAGATAATCAAATAATAATGGCTCAGAAATCTCTTCAAGATGCATTGGTAAAAGTGAGAGTAGCTGAAAAATTGTTATAGAAAAAAAAGATGTATTTTGTAGTGCACCCAA
The window above is part of the Fusobacterium sp. IOR10 genome. Proteins encoded here:
- the atpD gene encoding F0F1 ATP synthase subunit beta gives rise to the protein MVNKGILTQIIGPIVDIKFKENLPKIYNALKVEKDGKTLILEVAQHIGNNMVRTIAMDDTNGLKRGMEAIDTESPITVPVGKAVLGRILNVLGEPVDNKGPIDTDERLPIHRNAPDFESQGTEVEIFETGIKIIDLLAPYIKGGKIGLFGGAGVGKTVLIQELINNIAKGHGGLSVFAGVGERTREGRDLYNEMTESGVLDKTALVYGQMNEPPGARLRVGLTGLTIAENFRDKEGQDVLLFIDNIFRFTQAGSEVSALLGRTPSAVGYQPNLATEMGALQERITSTKTGSITSVQAVYVPADDLTDPAPATTFSHLDATTVLSRRISSLGIYPAVDPLDSTSKALDPEIVGNEHYTVAREVQAVLQRYKELQDIIAILGMDELADEDKKAVSRARKIEKFFSQPFSVAEQFTGIKGKYVPIKETVRGFKEILEGKYDDLPEQAFLYVGTIEEVVSKGRELLKGDD
- the atpC gene encoding ATP synthase F1 subunit epsilon; protein product: MSSFKLEIITPLGIKFSKDVEYISLKTTEGNMGILANHTPFVAGLHSDDIKIKINNSTEISYYISGGFLEINKEKVLIIVDEAMLPDEIDLLEAKKELEFAQKKLKKLNEDNQIIMAQKSLQDALVKVRVAEKLL